The following are encoded in a window of Spiroplasma tabanidicola genomic DNA:
- a CDS encoding nucleoside deaminase translates to MIDEVWNKLSEKLKECEKSKDVPVAALIFKDKKMYASARNVRFKNKDITGHAEIKAINKVYRKSKSKNLSEFNMVVTLKPCLMCLAAIEQANIKSVFYFLDNLKVDYSRFKTNIIFLKILSSKNKDFEIILKEFFKKLRNNR, encoded by the coding sequence ATGATAGATGAAGTTTGAAATAAATTAAGTGAAAAGTTAAAAGAATGTGAAAAATCAAAAGACGTTCCTGTAGCTGCTTTAATTTTTAAGGACAAAAAAATGTATGCTTCAGCAAGAAACGTTAGATTTAAAAATAAAGATATTACAGGTCATGCTGAAATTAAAGCAATTAATAAAGTTTATAGAAAAAGTAAATCAAAAAACCTATCAGAATTTAACATGGTTGTAACTTTGAAACCTTGTTTAATGTGTTTGGCAGCAATTGAACAAGCTAACATAAAATCTGTATTTTATTTCCTAGATAACTTAAAAGTAGATTATAGTAGATTTAAAACAAATATAATTTTTTTAAAAATACTATCAAGTAAGAATAAAGACTTTGAAATTATCCTAAAAGAATTTTTTAAAAAACTTCGGAATAATAGGTAA
- the dnaX gene encoding DNA polymerase III subunit gamma/tau translates to MENKKSLYRIYRPKSLDEVAGHEGIKEIIKSQISKNNYPHALLFSGQRGTGKTSIAKIFAKIVNCQNLIDNKTCNECKSCIEFDRNSHPDIFEMDAASNNGVDEIRNIKANVSTLPAISKYKVYIIDEVHMLTNSAFNALLKTLEEPPSHVVFILATTEFSKIPATIVSRCQLFNFKKIAKKSLENKIREITIKENSQIDNEALEEIFYMSDGSLRDALNYLEQTLTVAKEKITIEELKKVFYISTKKEKLEILKNVFNKNVKGIITYFEKANNQGLDFNSTILGILNIVKELITIKMTNEKEHLKVLNDEDIKFFENTNLKDLFLLAENISEAFSKTKNSNVSYQYILISILKTVAELSTLISVDNKSNGVIVKNQNQNTFNSNLEESVDEVTSVVVEKQTLNEKEKEVKTKITDQEVETQSMLKQKEDEKRDNSQLEVILNITDEETKLYRLQLAILKKEVESLETEFEIKDDQILNVLVGANKEARKTYEKLFGNLIYNNLNNIEELQNFICFYKVKIRAGNEDAVIMVVEENLNSKWINDKLQDKNFRENIFKVINKRIAIICIDKKRWDHIREEYTYKKDANILHNNYKKIDVETFYKSLKKVETENVFLERAKKLLNLNIKVVD, encoded by the coding sequence ATGGAAAATAAAAAATCTTTATATAGAATTTATAGACCAAAATCTTTAGATGAAGTTGCAGGTCATGAAGGAATAAAAGAGATCATTAAATCTCAAATTAGTAAAAACAATTATCCGCACGCTCTTCTTTTCTCTGGTCAAAGAGGAACCGGAAAAACATCAATTGCGAAAATTTTTGCAAAGATTGTAAATTGTCAAAACTTAATAGATAACAAAACATGCAATGAATGCAAAAGTTGTATAGAATTTGATAGAAACTCTCATCCAGATATTTTTGAAATGGACGCAGCATCTAACAATGGTGTTGATGAAATTAGAAACATAAAAGCAAATGTGTCAACATTACCAGCAATATCAAAATATAAAGTATATATTATTGATGAGGTTCATATGCTAACTAACTCTGCTTTTAATGCATTGTTAAAAACCTTAGAAGAACCACCAAGCCATGTGGTTTTTATTTTAGCCACAACAGAGTTTTCTAAAATTCCCGCAACTATTGTTTCAAGATGCCAGTTGTTTAATTTTAAAAAAATAGCAAAAAAATCATTAGAAAATAAGATTAGAGAAATAACAATAAAAGAAAATTCTCAAATTGACAACGAGGCTTTAGAAGAAATTTTTTATATGTCTGATGGATCTTTAAGGGACGCGTTAAATTATTTAGAACAAACTTTGACAGTAGCAAAAGAAAAAATTACAATTGAAGAATTAAAAAAAGTTTTTTACATTTCAACAAAAAAAGAAAAACTTGAAATTTTAAAAAATGTTTTTAATAAAAATGTGAAAGGAATTATTACTTACTTTGAAAAAGCAAACAATCAAGGTTTGGATTTTAACTCAACAATTTTAGGAATATTGAATATTGTAAAAGAACTTATAACAATAAAAATGACAAATGAAAAAGAACACCTGAAAGTATTAAACGACGAAGATATAAAGTTTTTTGAGAATACGAATTTAAAAGATTTGTTTTTATTAGCTGAAAATATTTCTGAAGCTTTTAGTAAAACAAAAAACTCAAATGTTAGCTATCAGTATATTTTGATAAGCATACTGAAAACCGTTGCTGAACTATCTACACTTATAAGTGTAGATAACAAATCAAACGGAGTGATTGTTAAAAACCAAAATCAAAATACTTTCAATTCTAATTTAGAAGAATCTGTTGATGAAGTGACATCTGTAGTTGTAGAAAAACAAACATTAAACGAAAAGGAAAAAGAAGTTAAAACAAAAATAACTGATCAAGAAGTAGAAACGCAGTCAATGTTAAAGCAAAAGGAAGATGAAAAAAGAGATAATAGTCAGCTTGAAGTAATTTTAAATATAACTGATGAAGAAACAAAATTATACAGACTTCAATTAGCAATTTTGAAAAAAGAAGTTGAGTCTTTAGAAACAGAATTTGAAATAAAAGACGATCAAATTTTAAACGTTTTAGTTGGAGCAAATAAAGAAGCAAGAAAAACATATGAAAAATTATTTGGTAATTTAATTTATAATAATTTAAATAATATTGAAGAACTACAAAACTTTATATGTTTTTATAAAGTAAAAATAAGAGCTGGAAATGAAGATGCAGTTATTATGGTGGTTGAAGAAAATCTAAATTCTAAATGAATTAACGATAAGCTCCAAGACAAAAATTTTAGAGAAAACATTTTTAAAGTTATAAATAAAAGAATAGCTATAATTTGTATTGATAAAAAAAGATGAGACCACATTAGAGAAGAATATACATATAAAAAAGATGCAAACATTTTACATAACAATTATAAAAAAATAGATGTTGAAACTTTTTATAAAAGCTTAAAAAAAGTGGAAACAGAAAATGTCTTTTTAGAAAGAGCGAAAAAACTGTTAAATTTAAATATAAAAGTGGTGGATTAA
- a CDS encoding toprim domain-containing protein: protein MDEIIEILKEFEGIGSKAAKKIFFQIMTSNSKKDKLIEVINKISDNYSVCQICNFYKYKKVCQFCDDSSRDRNLICVVSYITDGQRILESNFKGLVHILNGEINLNKNLQPESLKIKELFARINKEVEILLALNLTFEGEVTANYIANQIKDNTKSVTRIARGIPLGGVLDYIDTETLEDAIKNRKALKK from the coding sequence ATGGATGAAATTATTGAAATTTTAAAAGAGTTTGAAGGAATCGGGAGCAAGGCTGCTAAAAAAATATTTTTCCAGATCATGACAAGTAATTCTAAGAAAGACAAATTAATAGAAGTTATAAATAAAATTTCTGATAATTATTCAGTTTGTCAGATTTGTAACTTTTATAAATATAAAAAGGTATGTCAGTTTTGCGATGATTCATCAAGAGATAGAAATCTAATATGCGTTGTATCTTATATAACAGATGGGCAAAGGATTTTAGAAAGTAATTTTAAAGGGTTGGTTCATATTCTTAATGGTGAGATAAATTTAAATAAAAATCTTCAACCAGAAAGTTTAAAAATAAAAGAATTATTTGCTAGAATTAATAAGGAAGTAGAAATATTATTGGCACTTAATTTAACTTTTGAGGGCGAAGTTACAGCAAATTATATTGCTAACCAAATAAAAGATAATACCAAAAGCGTTACTAGAATAGCTAGAGGAATTCCTTTGGGAGGAGTTCTAGACTATATAGATACAGAAACTTTAGAAGATGCTATTAAGAACAGAAAAGCATTGAAAAAATAG
- the tmk gene encoding dTMP kinase encodes MLFITLEGIDGSGKTTVSKMLKDSLIQSGHRVLLTREPGGEPLAEDIRKLILDTNQKPTPWTETLLYIAARKQHLDNVIIPALKEGIIVICDRFMDSTSAYQGYARNIGIADVEEVQNIVLGLTKPDVTIFFDITPKEAQIRLLNRKRNPDRIEKESQKFHESVYEGYQMLISENTERIKIVDSRKPINEVLQQVKFIIDNAIGDLISNHND; translated from the coding sequence TTGCTATTTATTACATTAGAAGGAATTGATGGATCTGGAAAAACAACAGTATCAAAAATGTTAAAAGACTCATTAATTCAGAGTGGACATAGAGTTTTATTAACAAGGGAACCGGGCGGAGAACCACTAGCAGAAGATATAAGAAAATTGATTTTAGATACAAATCAGAAACCAACACCTTGAACAGAAACTCTTTTATACATCGCAGCAAGAAAACAACATTTAGATAATGTAATTATTCCAGCTTTAAAAGAAGGAATTATTGTTATATGTGATAGATTTATGGATTCAACTTCAGCATATCAAGGATATGCAAGAAACATTGGAATAGCCGATGTTGAAGAAGTTCAAAATATTGTTTTAGGTTTAACAAAACCAGACGTAACAATATTTTTTGATATAACTCCTAAAGAAGCACAAATTAGATTACTAAATAGAAAAAGAAATCCTGACAGAATTGAAAAAGAAAGTCAAAAATTTCATGAATCAGTTTATGAAGGATATCAAATGTTGATTTCTGAAAATACAGAAAGAATAAAAATAGTTGATTCTAGAAAACCAATTAATGAAGTTTTACAACAAGTTAAATTTATTATAGATAATGCTATTGGAGATTTAATTTCTAACCATAATGACTAA
- a CDS encoding tRNA1(Val) (adenine(37)-N6)-methyltransferase, whose protein sequence is MKVLNQVLNFKDLKIFQDTKHFSFCLDSVLLAKFYIPKVKDKKICDFGTNNAIIPLLLSKYIRKDAKIYGIEIQKEACDIACENILINNLSDKIEIINEDIKTFVKDKNNFFDVIYCNPPFFKISKGSNLNKKSKNLIPARHELLINLEEIIYSAKVGLKNGGRFVMVHLAERLDEIIYLLKKNNFSLKNLRFVCSKQNQEPKKVLIDAINDGNSGIKILNNLYVHNDDESYTNEVLEIFGD, encoded by the coding sequence ATGAAAGTTTTAAATCAAGTACTTAACTTTAAAGACTTAAAAATTTTTCAAGATACAAAACACTTTTCTTTTTGTTTAGATTCTGTCCTATTAGCCAAGTTTTATATTCCAAAAGTAAAAGATAAAAAAATTTGTGACTTTGGAACTAATAATGCAATAATACCTTTGCTTCTTTCAAAATATATAAGAAAAGACGCAAAGATTTATGGAATAGAAATTCAAAAGGAAGCTTGTGACATAGCTTGTGAAAATATTTTAATAAATAATCTGTCTGATAAAATCGAAATTATAAACGAAGATATTAAAACTTTTGTTAAAGATAAAAATAATTTTTTTGATGTTATTTATTGTAATCCTCCTTTTTTTAAAATTAGTAAAGGATCAAATTTAAATAAAAAAAGCAAAAATTTAATTCCTGCAAGACATGAATTGCTAATAAATTTAGAAGAGATAATTTATTCTGCAAAAGTTGGTCTAAAAAATGGCGGAAGATTTGTTATGGTACATTTAGCAGAACGTCTAGATGAAATTATTTATTTACTCAAAAAAAATAATTTTAGTCTAAAGAATTTAAGATTTGTTTGTTCAAAACAAAATCAAGAACCTAAAAAAGTTTTGATAGATGCAATTAATGATGGTAATTCAGGAATAAAAATTTTGAATAACTTATATGTTCACAATGATGATGAAAGTTATACAAATGAAGTTTTAGAAATATTTGGTGATTAA
- the tilS gene encoding tRNA lysidine(34) synthetase TilS, with product MRICNKKKYIVGLSGGPDSIYLLDNLIKKVNVNKIIACHVNYNFRKDSTTDMLICKKYCEKNKIKLLIKNINIDYDNLKKNFEAWAREERYDFFLDQLEKNNFDKILIAHNMNDDIETYLMQKQKKALSSYFGIKKETFYKDKKVMRPIIDTKKSQILKYLKENNIDYATDSTNCDIKYFRNSIRATLNEDDFIKLLEEKNLKNLELNKINIEIKKILAGQLKQAHFNRDESFNQRLLFSFLEQKGFGQIFYSRKKNTLKETIKQIKSTKSFVRVKIENLLLIKDRQNIYCIDLFNYEVLDKQINDLTEKDLKNFEPSINLKDFDGSLIITNDWQKHKLDLLYNNKKLSEFYKKNKTSYYKRYFQPIIYDKKNKIIKNIMN from the coding sequence ATGAGAATCTGTAATAAAAAGAAATACATAGTTGGACTTTCTGGTGGACCAGATAGTATTTATTTACTTGATAATTTAATAAAAAAAGTTAATGTAAACAAAATAATCGCTTGTCATGTTAATTACAATTTTAGAAAAGATTCAACTACTGATATGTTAATATGTAAAAAATATTGCGAAAAAAATAAAATAAAATTATTAATAAAAAACATTAACATTGATTATGACAATTTAAAAAAAAATTTTGAAGCATGAGCAAGAGAAGAAAGATATGACTTTTTTTTAGATCAGTTAGAAAAAAATAATTTTGATAAAATTTTAATTGCTCATAATATGAATGATGACATTGAAACTTACTTAATGCAAAAACAAAAAAAAGCTTTATCAAGTTATTTTGGTATAAAAAAAGAAACTTTTTATAAAGACAAAAAAGTTATGAGACCAATAATTGATACAAAAAAAAGTCAAATATTAAAATACTTAAAAGAAAACAATATTGATTATGCAACCGATTCAACTAATTGTGATATTAAATATTTTAGAAACTCTATAAGAGCCACTTTGAATGAAGACGATTTTATAAAACTATTAGAAGAAAAAAATCTTAAAAATTTAGAGCTAAATAAAATTAACATTGAGATTAAAAAAATTTTAGCCGGACAATTAAAACAAGCTCACTTCAATAGGGATGAATCTTTTAATCAAAGACTATTGTTTTCTTTTTTAGAACAAAAAGGTTTTGGACAAATTTTTTATTCTAGAAAAAAAAACACTTTAAAAGAAACAATTAAACAAATAAAATCTACAAAAAGTTTTGTACGAGTTAAGATTGAAAATTTACTTTTGATTAAAGATAGACAAAACATTTATTGTATAGATTTATTCAACTATGAAGTTTTAGATAAACAAATTAATGATTTGACAGAAAAGGATTTAAAAAATTTTGAACCATCTATAAATTTAAAAGATTTTGATGGCTCATTAATTATCACAAATGACTGACAAAAACATAAGTTAGACCTCTTATATAACAATAAAAAACTAAGTGAGTTTTATAAAAAAAATAAAACAAGTTACTACAAGAGATATTTTCAACCTATAATTTATGATAAAAAAAATAAGATTATAAAAAATATTATGAATTAA
- the ftsH gene encoding ATP-dependent zinc metalloprotease FtsH translates to MKNKKKWLLILLTIMIALAVGFAIYYFQKGNATKWNYSDLCENASKIRGQVSVNSVGNGIYVLSGYYEQNGKLFKFTAVIDEKDYYAFKDLGLTDMMLSYTAGNGWQQLLISLAPTLIFILFYIWMFSSMMKGGGMGGNMFGNNKQRPRETKSDVKFKNVAGINEEKQELVEIVDYLKNPNKYAQMGARVPKGVLMEGPPGTGKTLLAKAVAGEANVSFFSMAGSEFEEMFVGLGASRVRDLFSDAKKAAPCIIFIDEIDAVGRKRNSSMGLGTSEQTLNQLLVEMDGFGTNSGVIVMAATNRADVLDPALLRPGRFDRTIQISLPDIREREAILKLHANNKSVSPEIDWKRIAERTPGFSGAQLENVLNEAAILVVREKKKMITINDIDEAIDRVVGGPAKKSRVMTLQDKQIVSYHEAGHALIGLKLRSASKVQKVTIIPRGNAGGYTIMTPKDESNFSSKEDLFAAIAGYLGGRAAEEIIFGKDNVTTGAHDDLDKATNIARKMVTQFGMSKLGLTKYLTMAEEAYGQTKGVYSDEVAYKIDQEVSRMLDESYVIAVKLINEYKPLLELIAESLRVLETITAEQIDYIEKNNKLPNEVILEKERKAKEDKKREAGEILEFEPDEEDETKK, encoded by the coding sequence ATGAAGAATAAGAAAAAATGACTTTTAATTTTATTGACTATAATGATTGCATTAGCGGTTGGATTTGCAATATATTACTTCCAAAAAGGTAATGCAACAAAATGAAATTATAGTGATTTATGCGAAAATGCTTCAAAAATTAGAGGTCAGGTATCTGTTAACTCTGTAGGAAATGGTATTTATGTATTAAGTGGTTATTATGAACAAAATGGTAAATTGTTTAAATTTACAGCTGTAATAGATGAAAAAGACTATTATGCATTTAAAGATTTAGGTCTAACAGATATGATGCTATCTTATACAGCGGGGAATGGATGACAACAGTTACTAATAAGTCTAGCTCCAACACTTATTTTTATATTATTCTACATATGAATGTTTTCAAGCATGATGAAAGGTGGAGGAATGGGCGGAAATATGTTTGGTAATAACAAACAAAGACCCAGAGAAACAAAATCTGACGTTAAGTTTAAAAATGTAGCAGGTATCAATGAAGAAAAGCAAGAACTAGTGGAGATTGTAGACTATTTAAAAAATCCAAATAAATACGCTCAAATGGGAGCAAGAGTTCCAAAAGGAGTCCTAATGGAAGGTCCTCCTGGAACAGGAAAAACTTTACTTGCAAAAGCCGTAGCTGGAGAAGCTAATGTATCATTCTTCTCAATGGCTGGATCAGAGTTTGAAGAAATGTTTGTTGGACTTGGAGCAAGCAGGGTTAGAGATTTATTTTCAGATGCAAAAAAAGCAGCACCATGTATAATTTTTATAGATGAGATTGATGCTGTTGGTAGAAAAAGAAATTCATCAATGGGGTTAGGAACGAGCGAACAAACTCTTAACCAATTACTAGTTGAGATGGATGGGTTTGGTACAAACTCTGGAGTTATAGTTATGGCTGCAACTAACAGAGCTGATGTTTTAGATCCTGCCTTATTAAGACCAGGACGTTTTGATAGAACTATTCAAATTTCTCTTCCAGATATTAGAGAAAGAGAAGCTATTTTAAAATTACATGCGAACAATAAATCAGTTTCACCTGAAATTGATTGAAAACGTATTGCAGAAAGAACCCCAGGATTTTCAGGAGCTCAGTTAGAAAATGTTTTAAATGAAGCTGCAATTTTAGTTGTTAGAGAAAAGAAAAAAATGATAACAATCAATGATATTGATGAAGCTATTGATAGAGTTGTTGGAGGACCTGCAAAAAAATCAAGAGTTATGACTTTACAAGACAAACAAATTGTTTCTTATCATGAGGCAGGTCACGCTTTAATTGGATTAAAACTTAGATCAGCATCAAAAGTTCAAAAAGTTACAATTATACCCCGTGGAAATGCTGGAGGATATACTATTATGACTCCAAAAGATGAATCTAATTTCTCTTCAAAAGAAGATTTATTTGCAGCAATTGCGGGTTATCTTGGAGGTAGAGCTGCTGAAGAAATTATTTTTGGGAAAGATAATGTAACAACTGGAGCACATGATGATTTAGATAAAGCCACAAACATTGCAAGAAAAATGGTTACACAATTTGGTATGTCTAAATTAGGATTAACAAAATACTTAACAATGGCTGAAGAGGCATATGGTCAAACAAAAGGAGTTTACTCAGATGAAGTAGCTTATAAAATTGATCAAGAAGTAAGTAGAATGTTAGATGAAAGTTATGTAATCGCAGTTAAACTTATTAATGAATACAAACCATTACTTGAGTTAATTGCTGAGTCGTTAAGAGTTTTAGAAACAATTACAGCAGAGCAAATTGATTACATTGAAAAAAATAACAAATTACCTAATGAAGTAATTTTAGAAAAAGAAAGAAAAGCTAAAGAAGATAAAAAACGTGAAGCAGGAGAAATTTTAGAATTTGAACCTGATGAAGAGGACGAAACAAAAAAATAA
- a CDS encoding Hsp33 family molecular chaperone HslO yields the protein MDMEIRATSSERNVKIAIVDISEALDEIIKLQKSNPLASVALGRTIIANALLSISIKDRSKMTTNINGMGLVGSIIAEFQNDSIRGYIENPNFDISLIKENKGSPLSQAVGKMGFLQISRDNGEKEPYTSRVELVSGEINIDFMYYLQQSDQINSLITTTVEINDDGSIKKACGIIIQLLPGFKDEDIDFIEKKVGSLEHLKKTLVDSTNYESLLKDICQDAKVLEVKPLKFECTCDVRKVMDSIKLLGQEEISNAYNKGEIIEVICDFCKKQYNIDSKDLKNLIN from the coding sequence ATGGATATGGAAATTAGAGCAACTAGCTCAGAAAGAAACGTCAAAATAGCTATTGTTGATATATCTGAAGCTTTAGATGAAATAATAAAATTACAAAAAAGTAACCCTTTAGCTTCTGTTGCTTTAGGAAGAACTATTATTGCGAATGCTTTATTAAGTATAAGTATTAAAGATAGAAGTAAAATGACTACAAACATTAACGGAATGGGTTTAGTTGGATCGATAATCGCAGAATTCCAAAATGATTCAATTAGAGGATATATTGAAAATCCAAACTTTGATATTTCTTTAATTAAAGAAAATAAAGGTAGTCCTTTATCTCAAGCAGTTGGCAAGATGGGTTTTTTACAAATATCTAGAGATAATGGAGAAAAAGAACCTTATACATCAAGAGTAGAGCTTGTTTCAGGAGAAATAAATATTGACTTTATGTATTATTTACAACAATCAGATCAAATAAATTCATTGATAACTACAACTGTAGAAATCAATGATGATGGATCTATAAAAAAAGCCTGTGGAATCATAATACAGTTATTGCCAGGATTTAAAGATGAAGATATTGACTTTATTGAAAAAAAAGTTGGATCTCTAGAACACTTAAAAAAAACTTTAGTTGATTCAACAAACTACGAATCTTTATTGAAAGATATTTGTCAAGATGCAAAAGTTTTAGAAGTAAAACCTTTAAAATTTGAATGTACATGTGATGTTCGAAAGGTTATGGACTCAATTAAATTGCTTGGGCAAGAAGAAATTTCAAATGCATACAACAAGGGAGAAATTATAGAAGTTATTTGTGATTTTTGTAAAAAGCAATACAATATTGATTCAAAAGATTTGAAAAACTTAATAAATTAA